In one Synergistaceae bacterium genomic region, the following are encoded:
- a CDS encoding lysophospholipid acyltransferase family protein: MKAAVWALEALRKSVRPGWRASGLTCFLKGVLNAFRPRGERILSNLAMVYPDRPGAWRKKLRRSLYGHLAWTVTEILALQRDPAQALDWIREVQGLQYLESLQGEKKGALFVSAHYGNWELMASWYAQYLKSGRKSRDFYIVSQNMRDRDLSALVERYRKNTGIKLLPKNTSTLEMVRVLRSGGHIAMLVDISWIGGILLPFMGHECTHATGPAVLSLLASVPVVPISIRREKPFCHVAEFFPPLPVPENGDRLDRIAQVTQSISGAVERMIDLRPELWFWLHNRWKKEKAREL, translated from the coding sequence TTGAAAGCCGCAGTATGGGCTCTGGAGGCCCTTCGTAAGTCCGTTCGTCCGGGCTGGCGCGCTTCCGGTCTGACCTGTTTTCTGAAAGGCGTTTTAAACGCGTTCCGCCCGAGAGGCGAGCGCATCCTCTCGAACCTGGCGATGGTATATCCGGACCGCCCGGGGGCCTGGCGCAAAAAGCTGCGTCGCTCCCTTTACGGTCACCTGGCCTGGACCGTAACCGAAATTCTCGCTTTGCAGAGGGACCCCGCCCAGGCTCTGGACTGGATAAGGGAGGTGCAGGGTCTCCAGTATCTCGAATCCCTCCAGGGAGAAAAAAAAGGCGCGCTTTTCGTCAGCGCCCATTACGGCAACTGGGAGCTCATGGCGTCCTGGTACGCTCAATATCTGAAGTCCGGACGGAAATCCCGGGACTTTTATATCGTATCCCAGAACATGAGAGACAGGGACCTTTCCGCTCTGGTGGAGCGCTACCGAAAAAACACCGGAATAAAACTTTTGCCCAAGAACACCTCGACTTTGGAAATGGTGAGAGTTCTGAGATCCGGCGGGCACATCGCCATGCTGGTGGACATCTCCTGGATCGGGGGCATCCTTTTGCCCTTCATGGGCCATGAGTGCACCCACGCCACGGGGCCGGCCGTTTTGTCCCTTTTGGCTTCCGTTCCCGTCGTCCCCATATCCATCCGCAGAGAAAAACCCTTTTGCCACGTGGCGGAGTTTTTTCCGCCGCTTCCCGTTCCGGAGAACGGTGACCGCCTTGACCGAATCGCTCAGGTGACGCAATCCATCTCCGGCGCTGTGGAAAGGATGATCGACCTTCGACCTGAACTGTGGTTCTGGCTTCACAACCGATGGAAGAAGGAAAAAGCCCGGGAACTGTAA
- a CDS encoding MATE family efflux transporter → MPTSLSERETFLFKSAPLGKAIATLAVPTIISQIIAMVYNLADTWYIGQLGDNSQVAAVTIAYPLFWGLTAIANLFGIGGGSLISAALGREDYRLVKKLSSFCLWTTVGTTSALSLGVFTGGAPFMMLLGADAETLPYVRDYLFWVLVIGGVPTVLNMFLAHLVRSVGASKQAALGMSLGGVLNILLDPPFIFSWGLGMHIAGAALATCISNIAATLYFLAFFWKIRQKTVLSLSPWNFWCGRKTVAQVFSVGLPSALQVFLAVFSTAVLNNLMSAYTSIAVAALGIVKKVDMVPASIVQGLSNGVLPLLAYNYGSGDQKRMKLALRYSLIVSIIFTGSCVACLEIFAPRFIQFFIDKPETISRGAFFMRLHCMAMPFLSLTLLFTALFQGTAQGGKALIVSLFRKGIVDVPLMVLMNRLVPMTGLMMVQPILDFLCAGLAFVLYRHGGGKK, encoded by the coding sequence GTGCCGACGTCATTGAGCGAGAGAGAAACCTTTCTGTTTAAATCCGCGCCTCTGGGAAAGGCAATTGCGACGCTTGCCGTTCCGACGATCATCAGTCAGATTATCGCCATGGTCTATAACCTTGCCGACACCTGGTACATCGGGCAGCTCGGCGACAACAGTCAGGTGGCGGCGGTGACCATTGCCTATCCCCTTTTCTGGGGACTGACGGCCATCGCCAATCTTTTCGGAATCGGCGGCGGAAGCCTGATTTCCGCCGCGCTGGGACGGGAAGATTACCGTCTGGTGAAAAAGCTTTCTTCTTTTTGTCTGTGGACGACCGTCGGAACGACCTCCGCCCTGTCACTGGGGGTGTTTACCGGCGGCGCGCCGTTCATGATGCTGCTGGGAGCGGATGCGGAGACCCTTCCTTATGTTCGGGATTATCTTTTCTGGGTTCTTGTAATCGGCGGAGTTCCCACCGTTCTGAACATGTTTCTGGCCCATCTCGTCCGCTCGGTGGGCGCGTCGAAACAGGCGGCCCTGGGCATGTCGCTGGGCGGCGTTCTCAACATTCTTCTCGACCCGCCCTTTATTTTCTCCTGGGGACTGGGAATGCACATCGCCGGGGCCGCGCTGGCGACCTGTATTTCCAACATCGCGGCAACTCTTTATTTTTTAGCGTTTTTCTGGAAAATCCGCCAAAAAACGGTTCTCTCCCTGAGCCCCTGGAATTTTTGGTGCGGCCGGAAGACCGTCGCGCAGGTGTTTTCCGTCGGCCTGCCCTCCGCGCTGCAGGTTTTTCTCGCCGTATTCTCCACGGCGGTGCTGAACAACCTGATGTCCGCCTACACTTCCATCGCTGTGGCGGCCCTTGGGATCGTCAAAAAAGTGGACATGGTTCCGGCCAGCATCGTACAGGGTCTGTCGAACGGCGTTTTGCCGCTTTTGGCGTACAACTACGGATCGGGAGACCAAAAACGCATGAAACTGGCTCTGAGATATTCGCTCATCGTGTCCATCATCTTTACGGGATCCTGTGTCGCGTGTCTGGAAATTTTCGCGCCGAGGTTCATCCAATTTTTTATCGACAAACCAGAAACCATCTCCCGAGGCGCTTTTTTCATGCGCCTGCACTGCATGGCAATGCCCTTTCTCTCCCTCACTCTGCTGTTCACGGCGCTGTTCCAGGGTACCGCTCAGGGGGGCAAAGCCCTGATCGTGTCCCTGTTTCGCAAGGGCATTGTGGACGTACCTCTCATGGTTCTGATGAACCGGCTGGTTCCCATGACTGGATTGATGATGGTGCAGCCGATTCTGGATTTTCTGTGCGCGGGGCTGGCTTTTGTGCTCTATCGGCACGGAGGCGGCAAGAAATAA
- a CDS encoding NAD(P)-dependent glycerol-3-phosphate dehydrogenase — protein sequence MNLTILGAGSFGTAMAHYAAQRGYDVRLWCRNPAQAEAINRTRINPRYLRGHPLDAKVTASPDFEESITFSPHVVLAVPAQYLRGVLQRALPVVMAGKKPVKFLSLAKGIEIATGKLPHQIAEDVFAAAEPEALFWGTLSGPSHAEEVIRNLPTAVVVASKSLEIAEEWQSLLNSPHFRIYTSSDLSGVELGGAVKNVIAIAVGIAEALNFGDNARAALATRGLAEIMRMGSALGASPLTLAGLAGTGDLMVTCYSHHSRNLRFGIALGQGLNIQEAASEIGQVVEGAHTVKALVAWGKETGIELPIAEGVHAILYEGASIEQALEKLLFREPRPEMRKTTPQT from the coding sequence ATGAATTTAACAATTTTGGGAGCGGGAAGCTTTGGAACCGCCATGGCGCATTACGCGGCGCAGAGGGGATATGACGTCCGCCTCTGGTGCCGGAACCCGGCTCAGGCGGAGGCCATCAACAGGACGCGCATCAATCCCCGTTATCTGAGAGGACACCCGCTGGACGCGAAGGTCACAGCCAGCCCGGACTTCGAGGAGTCTATCACCTTTTCTCCCCATGTCGTTCTCGCCGTCCCCGCGCAGTACCTTCGGGGCGTTTTGCAGAGGGCGCTTCCCGTCGTCATGGCTGGAAAGAAGCCGGTGAAGTTTCTGAGCCTCGCCAAGGGAATCGAAATCGCCACGGGCAAACTGCCTCACCAGATCGCGGAGGACGTGTTTGCCGCCGCCGAACCCGAGGCCCTCTTTTGGGGGACCCTTTCCGGCCCCAGCCACGCGGAGGAAGTCATTCGGAACCTTCCCACGGCGGTGGTCGTCGCCTCGAAATCCCTGGAGATCGCTGAGGAATGGCAGAGTCTTCTGAACAGTCCGCACTTTCGCATCTACACCAGCAGCGACCTTTCGGGCGTAGAGCTGGGAGGGGCTGTGAAAAACGTCATCGCCATCGCCGTGGGAATTGCGGAGGCCCTGAATTTTGGAGACAACGCGAGAGCGGCCCTGGCGACCAGGGGGCTGGCCGAGATTATGCGCATGGGCTCGGCCCTCGGCGCTTCTCCGCTGACTCTGGCGGGGCTTGCGGGCACGGGAGACCTGATGGTCACCTGCTACAGCCATCACTCCAGGAACCTGCGCTTCGGCATCGCCCTGGGGCAGGGACTGAACATTCAGGAGGCCGCTTCGGAGATCGGGCAGGTGGTCGAAGGCGCCCACACGGTAAAAGCTCTCGTGGCCTGGGGGAAGGAGACGGGCATCGAACTGCCCATCGCCGAGGGCGTCCACGCGATTCTCTACGAGGGAGCCTCCATCGAACAGGCTCTGGAAAAACTGCTCTTCCGCGAACCTCGTCCGGAAATGCGCAAAACGACGCCGCAGACCTGA
- a CDS encoding nodulation protein NfeD, producing MQFLNLSKTQHQNLRRVTLRILSALLCLSACAGPARAQGSGRVFVAPLNGTVGVQMEQFVTRTIAEAEADNGGLIVFRLDTPGGLVEATRGITQAILASKIPVVMWVPPGGRAASAGAFMMQAAHIAAMASGTNVGAAHPVVASGGDVPDSDMKKKITNDLMAQMRALTQLRDRNEKIAQDMIEESLSLTAQEALQENVIDIVADDLNSLLTAIRGRTVTVGGRPAKIEFANNLPASVEMTGQERLIQFLSSPDIAYLLLVGGMLAIFYEIITPGGFVLGVTGAIMLLLGSIGLKMLPFNWAGIALVGAGVIVMGIDLLVGGVGILSLLGIAVIVAGGVFLFRAPGGELLHVSVSLLAGMAIALGLCFAVFALIIARSLRAKISTGQQGLIGLDVEVIEDLSPEGMVKCHGELWKARSGRATPLSKGTWAVVVALEGIVLIVDEKNHKLKS from the coding sequence ATGCAGTTCCTGAATTTATCGAAAACACAACATCAGAACCTCAGACGCGTGACTCTCCGGATTCTGTCGGCTCTGCTGTGTCTTTCCGCCTGCGCCGGACCGGCCCGGGCACAGGGAAGCGGCAGGGTGTTCGTGGCGCCTCTGAACGGCACGGTGGGGGTGCAGATGGAACAGTTCGTCACCCGAACCATTGCCGAAGCGGAAGCGGACAACGGAGGCCTGATCGTGTTCCGGCTGGATACGCCGGGAGGCCTCGTCGAGGCAACCCGAGGCATCACACAGGCGATTCTGGCCTCAAAAATTCCCGTTGTGATGTGGGTTCCCCCCGGAGGACGCGCGGCATCGGCGGGGGCGTTCATGATGCAGGCGGCGCACATTGCCGCCATGGCTTCCGGCACGAACGTCGGCGCGGCTCATCCGGTGGTGGCGTCGGGCGGCGACGTCCCGGACAGCGATATGAAAAAGAAAATCACCAATGACCTGATGGCCCAGATGCGCGCCCTGACGCAGCTTCGGGACCGCAATGAAAAAATTGCCCAGGACATGATTGAAGAAAGCCTCTCCCTGACGGCACAGGAGGCCCTTCAGGAGAACGTGATCGATATTGTGGCGGACGACCTGAACTCGCTTCTCACGGCGATACGGGGACGAACCGTGACGGTGGGAGGACGACCGGCAAAGATCGAATTTGCGAACAACCTGCCCGCCTCCGTGGAAATGACGGGGCAGGAACGTCTGATTCAGTTTCTTTCCAGCCCTGACATCGCCTACCTGCTGCTGGTGGGCGGTATGCTCGCCATTTTCTACGAGATCATCACGCCGGGCGGTTTTGTCCTTGGCGTAACGGGCGCGATCATGCTTCTGCTGGGCAGTATCGGGCTCAAAATGCTGCCCTTCAACTGGGCGGGAATCGCCCTGGTGGGCGCGGGCGTCATCGTCATGGGCATCGATCTGCTGGTGGGCGGCGTGGGTATTTTGAGCCTGCTGGGCATCGCCGTCATCGTCGCCGGAGGCGTTTTTCTGTTTCGGGCCCCCGGAGGAGAGCTGCTGCACGTATCCGTCAGCCTTCTGGCGGGGATGGCAATCGCCCTGGGCCTGTGCTTCGCCGTTTTCGCGCTGATCATCGCGAGGAGCCTGCGCGCCAAAATTTCCACGGGACAGCAGGGCCTGATCGGGCTTGACGTGGAGGTTATCGAAGACCTCTCCCCCGAGGGCATGGTCAAATGTCACGGAGAGCTCTGGAAGGCCCGAAGCGGCCGAGCGACCCCCCTGTCAAAGGGGACCTGGGCGGTGGTCGTGGCGCTGGAAGGCATCGTCCTGATCGTGGACGAAAAAAATCATAAGTTGAAATCATAA
- the radA gene encoding DNA repair protein RadA, with amino-acid sequence MEGFLLSKEEPLRYVCSSCGFSTVTRTGRCTSCGQWGTLETVTPAPSAKNRKSPRVEVVSAVSVTPPPRLSSGIGELDRVLGGGLVPGGVVLIGGQPGIGKSTLLLQAGGRMAAAGLSVLYVSGEESNAQVALRAKRLGVASKNLLLYCGSDLEEALSELEGVGLIILDSVQAMRAPEETGWPGTPNQVRAVAQRTVDSARAAQIPAVLVGHITKDGRLAGPMLLEHMVDTVLTFSGEGYSSYRMLRAVKNRYGNTDELGVFEMRENGLIAVEDKSGLYWNRSDTAVPGVAMTLAMEGSTPLVAEIQTLAVLTTFPYPRRTSRGIELNRFQLLTAVLEKRAGIPCSGCDLYLNIAGGLSIQDPSADLAACVSLASALKDRPLRNDCCYLGEVGLAGEVRPVTRLAARLKEAARLGLKRAIVSSGERGASESAEFAGLEIQRVDDLEEALKKGGL; translated from the coding sequence TTGGAGGGATTTCTGCTGAGCAAAGAAGAACCGTTACGTTACGTATGCAGCAGCTGTGGTTTTTCGACCGTCACGCGCACGGGAAGATGCACGTCATGCGGGCAGTGGGGAACTCTCGAAACGGTAACGCCCGCCCCGTCCGCCAAAAACAGAAAATCACCGCGGGTGGAGGTGGTCAGCGCCGTATCCGTCACTCCCCCTCCCCGTCTTTCCTCGGGAATCGGCGAACTGGATCGCGTGCTGGGAGGAGGGCTGGTGCCCGGCGGCGTCGTGCTGATCGGAGGACAGCCGGGAATCGGCAAATCGACGCTTCTGCTCCAGGCCGGAGGACGAATGGCAGCCGCGGGGCTTTCCGTGCTTTACGTTTCGGGCGAGGAGTCAAACGCTCAGGTGGCCCTGCGGGCGAAACGGCTGGGAGTGGCTTCGAAGAACCTGCTCCTGTACTGCGGGTCCGACCTGGAAGAAGCCCTGTCCGAACTGGAGGGCGTGGGGCTGATCATTCTGGACAGCGTACAGGCCATGCGCGCTCCGGAGGAAACCGGCTGGCCGGGAACTCCGAACCAGGTCCGCGCCGTGGCCCAGCGAACCGTGGACTCCGCCCGGGCGGCGCAAATTCCCGCCGTGCTCGTGGGGCACATCACGAAGGACGGACGGCTGGCGGGGCCGATGCTGCTGGAACATATGGTGGATACCGTGCTGACCTTTTCCGGCGAGGGCTACTCGTCCTACCGAATGCTGCGGGCGGTGAAAAATCGTTACGGCAACACGGACGAGCTGGGGGTGTTCGAGATGCGGGAAAACGGGCTCATCGCCGTCGAGGACAAGAGCGGCCTGTACTGGAACCGCTCTGACACCGCGGTGCCGGGCGTCGCCATGACGCTGGCGATGGAAGGGTCGACGCCTCTGGTGGCGGAAATTCAGACTCTGGCGGTTCTCACGACGTTTCCCTACCCCAGACGAACCTCCCGGGGCATCGAGCTCAACCGTTTTCAGCTTCTGACGGCCGTTCTGGAAAAACGGGCGGGAATCCCCTGCAGCGGCTGCGACCTCTATCTGAACATCGCCGGCGGGCTGTCTATCCAGGATCCCTCCGCGGATCTCGCGGCCTGCGTCTCTCTGGCCTCCGCGCTGAAAGACCGGCCTCTGCGCAACGACTGCTGTTATCTGGGAGAAGTCGGGCTTGCCGGTGAGGTTCGTCCTGTGACGCGGCTCGCCGCGCGTTTGAAAGAGGCCGCCCGACTGGGCCTGAAACGCGCGATTGTCAGCTCCGGAGAGCGCGGCGCCTCCGAAAGCGCGGAGTTCGCGGGGCTTGAAATCCAACGAGTGGACGACCTGGAAGAAGCTCTGAAAAAAGGAGGGCTATAG
- a CDS encoding glycine/betaine/sarcosine/D-proline family reductase selenoprotein B gives MKNLGVVYGAGNPNALRGVGETAVDYSVPAPKRGINMLLAKYRKEEYCTEVPMPNAEISSVPILSRPLSESKIALVTDGGLVPKGNPDDVTPSNAKKFCIYSFYGKEQLSPEDYEISHQGYNNALILEDPNRLMPVDALRRLERQGVIGKLSDIFYTLAGVMTPAENSEAFGEKIALSLKETEADAVILSSTCGTSTRCGAIIAREIERVGIPVVQATNLTKIAESFGVNRILRGNSVECVFGNPRLSREDEVKYREEMVQKALWMLSATPPQNGSLVYAL, from the coding sequence GTGAAAAATCTCGGGGTCGTTTACGGCGCGGGAAATCCCAACGCTCTCAGAGGGGTGGGAGAAACGGCAGTCGATTACTCTGTACCCGCTCCAAAGCGGGGAATCAATATGCTTCTGGCAAAATACAGAAAAGAGGAATACTGCACGGAAGTTCCCATGCCGAACGCCGAAATTTCCTCTGTTCCCATCCTTTCGCGTCCTCTGTCGGAGTCGAAGATCGCCCTTGTGACGGACGGAGGCCTTGTCCCCAAAGGGAATCCGGACGACGTGACGCCCTCAAACGCCAAAAAATTCTGCATCTACTCTTTTTACGGAAAAGAACAGCTCTCCCCGGAGGACTACGAAATCAGTCACCAGGGTTACAACAACGCGCTGATTCTCGAAGACCCCAATCGACTCATGCCGGTAGACGCCCTGCGCCGTCTTGAGCGTCAGGGTGTTATTGGGAAACTTTCAGACATTTTTTATACTTTAGCTGGAGTGATGACGCCCGCGGAAAACAGCGAGGCCTTCGGAGAGAAAATAGCGCTTTCCCTGAAAGAAACGGAGGCGGACGCGGTCATTCTTTCTTCGACCTGCGGCACCAGCACCCGCTGCGGGGCGATCATCGCCAGAGAAATCGAACGGGTGGGCATTCCCGTCGTTCAGGCGACCAACCTGACGAAAATTGCCGAAAGCTTCGGGGTCAACCGGATCCTCCGGGGCAACAGCGTGGAATGTGTTTTCGGAAACCCGCGCCTGTCCAGGGAGGATGAGGTGAAATATCGAGAAGAAATGGTTCAAAAAGCCCTTTGGATGCTCTCGGCGACCCCGCCCCAAAACGGCTCTCTCGTATACGCGCTGTAA